The DNA segment TCAATTAGTATTAGGATAAAAACACATTATACAAGGAGGCTGTTTTATGAAAGCAAGAGTTTACGGCTATATTCGTGTATCCTCAAAAGATCAATGCGAAGATCGCCAGCGGATTGCCTTACAAAACTTCCCGGTTCCATCCAAAAATATTTTTGTTGATAAGCTTAGCGGCAAAGATTTTAATCGTCCCCAATACCGCCGGTTGATGCAGCTTTTGAAACCAGGCGATATGTTGGTAATTCATTCAATAGATCGCTTAGGACGCAACTATGAGGAAATACAAAATCAATGGCGTATTATTACAAAGGAAAAAAAAGCAGACATTGTAGTTTTAGACATGCCTCTATTAAATACGCAGAAGGCAACAAAGGATCTTACAGGCACCTTTATAGCCGATCTGGTGTTGCAAATCCTTTCTTATGTGGCACAAACTGAGCGAGAAAATATTCGAAAACGTCAGGCGGAAGGTATTGCCGCAGCGCGACTGCGTGGGGTGCAGTTTGGCAGACCTCGTAAAGCAATTCCAAAAGAATTTTGGACACTTAAGGAATCTTGGGAAAAGCAAGAAATTGCCTCTAGGGCAGCAGCAAAACAATTAGGCATATCGCAGGATACATTCTTAAGATGGGTCAGAGGAGACTAAAATAAAAAAACAAAAAAAAATTTATCAAAATTTGCAAGAAAAGGTAGACATTTCCGTGCTTACCATAAAATTACATAACCCTTAAATTTTTATATTTTGATAGAAATTTTACATAGTGTCTTTAATATGACTTAAAAACATGTGAATCGCTATTCTCAGGCATTATAATACATTCTCATCTGCATCATTTTATTTTCTATGACTAAAGCATATCACAAGCGCTCGAAAATGTCTACATTATCGGGCACAACACGGTTTAAGTGATTTGAACTGATGGCAGTGCCGATGAGAATGTAATAAGAATGACCGGACTTACCCCGGTCGTTCTTATTTTTAAAAGGGGGTGTTGGAATGAAAAACGTAATTTTTGCCGCTATAGGAGGAATTCTTGGTATAGGAATTGGTTTATTCCTGCCGAAAATTGTTAGTCATATCCTTAGATACAAATGTAATCAGCGAAATATTGAGATGCCTTTGCTCAAACTATCGCAGCAAACTAAGCTTATACTTTTCATTTTGCATGCTGCACTATATGCAGCGGCGTTTTGGTTGATGCCGGTTACAAGTGCTGTATTGACTTGTGTCTTTATCACTGTGGCAATTGTAAGCGCAATAATTGACTATCATATTCATATAATTGCAAATGAAATTGTCCTATTTCTACTTATGACAGGTATTGTCTACAGATTTATTGACGGCGGCATCACCTCTCTTATTGGCGCTTTATGGGCATTTCTAATCACAATTGGAATTTTTGGCGGTGCTGCAGTCTTTACTTATTGGCGGAAAGGCACTATAGGCATTGGGGCAGGAGATTTGAAGCTGGTGATGGCAATCGCCGTTACTGTCGGATATCCTGGAGTCTTTTATTTCTTAGCCGGCATTGCAGCGGCTATTATACTCTATTGCTTTGTCGGGCTTAAATTTCGGATGTTGACATGGAACAGCAGCTTTCCTATGTGTGCACATATTATGATTGGATTTCTCACAGGCCTCTTTTACCCTTACATAACGTCATTTTAGCCTCTATTTATAGGATAAGGTAGGTGTATGTATATGATGTGCATAAAAAAGCCTTTCTCTTGTATTTCAAAAGAATGTGGACAAGCCGCTACCGAGTATGCGCTGATTATTGCTGTAGTTGTAATTATGGCTATCGGTGCGGTGGCAGGAACGAGCGGTGCAATCAGCACTGAGGTATATTGTAAGATTTTGGATGCAGTCAATGGCGTTGTAGCTCAGCTTCCTTAATCATTCTTTGCTTTGGGGTGCCCAATCAAATGCCATGTAAAAATTTTTTCTACATATTTTATAAAAAAGGCGGTGATAGTATGCGCAATTTTCTAAATTGGTTTACTTCGGAAGAAAGTGGACAAGGCATGGTAGAATATGGTCTTATTATTGCCTTGGTTGCTGTGATTTTGATTGTTGCTCTGCAGGGCATGACTGATGGTCTAGAGAGCATTTTTGGAGAAGTCACAGATGCTCTAGAAGAATCTGCAGGAACTCCTTAATAGTTTGCAGCCGTAAGTTTATACCTGAAAAAATTGGCATTTGATTGTTACCTATAAATATCAAAGCGGGCATTATTGCACCGTCCGCAATGTCCGCTTTGATTTATTCCTAACTGTGATTATTTTAGAAAATTCAGCCTTTGGGCTTTGCAAAAAAATTATGTATCTATTCATATTAAATGACTATATAAATATATGCCAGAGGTGAACATATTGTCGCTTAAAAAAATCCGTCTTATCGCTCTAATAGCGGCGCTCGTAACATGTATAAGTTTATATTTGATTGTTTCAAATTTGCAAAAGGGCGGGAGTATTGCCCTAAATTCAAAAACAATTACTGTTGTTACTGCTACGCAGAATATTGCGCCATATACAAAGATTACGGCGGAGATGGTGTCGGCACAGAATATTACTGCAAGTGATGGAATTCAAAATTATTTTACTCAAATAGGCGATGTAGTAGGAAAAATTTGCAAATCAGATATTTATGCAGGAGAAGTAATCACGTCCAATCGTATTGCCGGAGAAAAGGACATTTCTTTGGGACTTGCAACTCAGCTTGAAAACGGTATGCGCGCTGTAACTATTGCGGTAGATGTCGAGCAAGGGGTTGCCGCAACAATAAAAGCGGGAAATTATGTAGATGTCATTTATGTCAATAAAGTTGATGGAGGAAGCGGTGACACTACGGCATCTTCGTATCTTAATTCTGCTGCGGGTGCCAAAAACCCTGTGAACTCTCAGACACTTTATCATAATTATGGACAGTATTTTGCGGTTACGGCTTTGCAAAATGTTAAGGTAGTTGCTTTGGATAATGTTTTTTATAAAGATGATACCAAGACAAGTTATCAAAGCGTGACTTTAGGAGTTACTCCTGAACAAGCAGCTCAACTTGCTCTTATGTGCGATGGAGAGGGGACAATACGATTGTCGCTGAGACCGCAAGAAGACAAGACTATGATTTCAGAACCAAGAGGTGAAGTCTTCGAAAATACGATCAAATAAAATAAGCAAGTAAAATAAGCAAGGGAGGGGACTCGAGATGAAAGTAAAGGTTTTGCTTCTTGGGAGTGAAAGCGAATGCCAGCGCTTAAGAATATATCTTAGGGATGATGAAATTTCCGTTGTAGGAATTGTATCAGACGAAAACAGGGTTCTTGAAGAAATAAGTAAAACAGCAGCTGATCTAATTTTGGTAACAAATACATCTCCTATGTCTCTTCGTGCTTGTCAGCAAATTTATCTGCTGCGTCCCCGTTCTGTCCCTGTTGTACTTACACAAGAAAATGATTTAGACGCTTTACAAAAAATCATTGAAACAGGTGTTCATTATATTCTTCCGGCGCAAATGGAGCCGGCTGCATTGATTAGCGAGCTAAAAGGGATTTTTACCAATGAGGTGAACAGAATTTTATCTCTTGAAAACAGTTCTGCGTCTCCAAGTAAATCCAAGGTTGTTTTAGTATTTGGAACTAAGGGTGGTATAGGGAAATCAACAGTTGCCGTCAATCTAGCGGTAAAACTTGCACAACGACAAAATAGAGTTGTAATTTTGGACTACAGCTTCCAATTTGGATGTGTAGGAACTATGCTAGGGCTTTCCAATCGTAGTACCATTTCAGAGCTAGTTCAGGAGCAAGTAAGTCCCAATGCGGATTTAACTCGCCAATTTCTAGCTCTGCACAGTTCAGGGGTCAGTGCATTATTGGCTCCAAATAGTCCTGAGGACGGGGCAGCAATCACTGCCAGGCAAGCGGAACAAATTATATCAGTACTTAGGGTTTATTACGATTATATTATTATTGATTCTGCTCCTGTGTTAAATGACATTACAACAGTATGTTTGGATTGTGCTTCCGTAATTGTTTTTATAACAAAATGCGATATCGCCTCTCTTAGAAATGCAAAAAAGGGTCTGGCAATTGTGGAAGCCCTTGCTGATTCTGAAAAAATTAAACTGGTTGTTTGCGATGATTTGAACGGACAAATTAGAGAAAGTGATATTGCAAGAGTGCTGTCAAGGCCTATTTGGCAGGTAATACCGCATGATTATAGGGCTGCAACAGAAGCGGTTAATCTTGGGAAGCCTGTCGTAGAAAGCTATCCCATGAGCAAATTAAGTAAGGGTCTCGAGCAACTTGCATTGAAAATTGATGGTGGTAACCTTATGGATTTAAAAGGGGCAAAAAAGAACTCTTTGATATATAAGTATAAACGGCGGTGATTTTAGATGAGCGGTAGTTGGTTGGAAAGATTAGAAAAGATAAAGACCGGTGACTCAGCTCTATCATCACCGGTTTCGTCTGAACCATTAAAAGAACCAGCAGCAAAAATAGATAAATTTGCGTCACTTCGTGAAGTAGTTCACAGGGAAGTAATCGATGAGTATAATCGGCAGTTTGCAGACGGCATAGAACATACTTCAGATTCAGCGGACATAATGGATATTATTCATCGCTCTATTAGCCGACAGGGGCAATCGCTAACACGGGCAGAAGAGGCAAAGGTAGCACAGGAAGTTTTTGATGAAGTTATGGGTCTTGGGCCATTAGAACCCTTACTGCGAGATGAAACCATATCGGAAATTATGGTTAACGGTGCCAATCAAATTTATATTGAACGCGCAGGCAGACTGCAATTAACAGGGACACGTTTCCGGGATGATAGTCATGTACTTAAAGTAATTAACCGTATTGTATCTCCTTTGGGAAGACGTTGTGATGAGTCTAATCCTATGGTAGATGCTAGGTTATCGGATGGTTCGCGTATTAACGCAGTGATACCGCCGATTGCTATTCACGGTCCGTCTATAACTATACGAAAATTTTCGTCCACACCTCTTAAAATTGGTGATTTGATTGGATTTAACTCGTTATCACAAGCTATGGCTCACTTTTTAGAGGCAAGTGTTAAAGGTCGGTGCAATGTCGTAGTTTCCGGCGGCACCGGCTCAGGTAAAACAACGCTTTTGAATGTGCTGTCTGGATATATTCTGGATGAAGAACGAATAGTTACCATTGAGGATGTGGCAGAACTCCAATTAGCACAAAATCATGTAGTATCCTTAGAAGCCAGGCCGAGTAATATAGAAGGAAAGGGTGCAGTGACTATTCGTGATCTGGTTCGTAATGCACTGCGTATGCGGCCTGATCGAATTATTGTCGGAGAGGTACGCTCTGCAGAAGCCTTGGACATGCTGCAGGCCATGAACACTGGTCATGAAGGTTCATTAACAACAGTGCATGCCAACTCTCCCAGGGATGTGATATCCAGACTGGAGACAATGGTTATGATGTCGGGGATGGAACTTCCGGCAAAGGCTATTCGAGAGCAGATTGCATCTGCGGTGGATTTGATTGTGCATCAGGCCCGTTTTAGAGACGGGAGTAGAAAAATAATCAATATTTCAGAAGTTATTGGTATGGAGGGTGACATGATCACGATGCAGGATGTTTTTGTATATCATCCTCAGGGCTATGATGATTCTGGCAGAATCAGCGGAAAATTTGTAGCAACAGGGATTGTTCCGAGAGTAGTGGAAAAGATACGCAATAACGGGACTATGTGTAAAGAGGACTGGTTTAGGAAGGAGTGATGGCTGTGAGCTGGCTACTGGTGATTCCCGCTTCGGTCTTTATGTATTGTGTTGTGAGGTCGGTATTGGTTTTGTTCAATCAAAAAACGTTGGTTGTTCAAAAACGGCTGACTGAGATTGGAGCCAATATGGCCAAGGATCGGCAAAACAGGCAATGGGTAAAGAAGAAGCCAAAACTTTTTAATATATATATATCCCAGAGCTTGCAAAATGATATGAGCTTATCTGGGATTAAAATGCGGCCAGAAGAATTTGTTCTCACTTGGATATTTTTGGCAGTTGTTCCGGCTGTCCTGCTTTACACCATTACTGAGAGCGTAATTAGAAGTATGGCTTTGGTTCTAATTGGCGCTATTATACCGCCGCTTTATCTGAAAATGTCTATAAATAAAAAGCAAATACAGTTTGAAAAACAACTTGGTGATGCATTGCAAATACTTGCCAACGGATTGCGGGCGGGGTTTTCTCTGACGCAGGCAATAGAAAGTTTGGCTAAAGATATGCCGGATCCTCTTGGTTCTGAATTTCGTACAGCAAGTCGTGAACTGCTGCTAGGAATGGATATTGAAACGGTACTGTCAAAAATTGCAGATCGAATGAAGAGTGAAGATATGCGTCTACTCACTGCCGCAGTTGTGATTCAACTTCAGGTTGGCGGTAATTTGGCAGAGATTTTGGACAATATTTCACAGACAATACGCGACCGTTTGGCAATCAAAAGGTCTGTGCGTACGCTGACCGCTCAAGGACGAATTTCCGGCCA comes from the Tepidanaerobacter acetatoxydans Re1 genome and includes:
- a CDS encoding prepilin peptidase, with the translated sequence MKNVIFAAIGGILGIGIGLFLPKIVSHILRYKCNQRNIEMPLLKLSQQTKLILFILHAALYAAAFWLMPVTSAVLTCVFITVAIVSAIIDYHIHIIANEIVLFLLMTGIVYRFIDGGITSLIGALWAFLITIGIFGGAAVFTYWRKGTIGIGAGDLKLVMAIAVTVGYPGVFYFLAGIAAAIILYCFVGLKFRMLTWNSSFPMCAHIMIGFLTGLFYPYITSF
- a CDS encoding Flp family type IVb pilin — protein: MRNFLNWFTSEESGQGMVEYGLIIALVAVILIVALQGMTDGLESIFGEVTDALEESAGTP
- a CDS encoding CpaF family protein, with translation MSGSWLERLEKIKTGDSALSSPVSSEPLKEPAAKIDKFASLREVVHREVIDEYNRQFADGIEHTSDSADIMDIIHRSISRQGQSLTRAEEAKVAQEVFDEVMGLGPLEPLLRDETISEIMVNGANQIYIERAGRLQLTGTRFRDDSHVLKVINRIVSPLGRRCDESNPMVDARLSDGSRINAVIPPIAIHGPSITIRKFSSTPLKIGDLIGFNSLSQAMAHFLEASVKGRCNVVVSGGTGSGKTTLLNVLSGYILDEERIVTIEDVAELQLAQNHVVSLEARPSNIEGKGAVTIRDLVRNALRMRPDRIIVGEVRSAEALDMLQAMNTGHEGSLTTVHANSPRDVISRLETMVMMSGMELPAKAIREQIASAVDLIVHQARFRDGSRKIINISEVIGMEGDMITMQDVFVYHPQGYDDSGRISGKFVATGIVPRVVEKIRNNGTMCKEDWFRKE
- the cpaB gene encoding Flp pilus assembly protein CpaB, whose protein sequence is MNILSLKKIRLIALIAALVTCISLYLIVSNLQKGGSIALNSKTITVVTATQNIAPYTKITAEMVSAQNITASDGIQNYFTQIGDVVGKICKSDIYAGEVITSNRIAGEKDISLGLATQLENGMRAVTIAVDVEQGVAATIKAGNYVDVIYVNKVDGGSGDTTASSYLNSAAGAKNPVNSQTLYHNYGQYFAVTALQNVKVVALDNVFYKDDTKTSYQSVTLGVTPEQAAQLALMCDGEGTIRLSLRPQEDKTMISEPRGEVFENTIK
- a CDS encoding AAA family ATPase translates to MKVKVLLLGSESECQRLRIYLRDDEISVVGIVSDENRVLEEISKTAADLILVTNTSPMSLRACQQIYLLRPRSVPVVLTQENDLDALQKIIETGVHYILPAQMEPAALISELKGIFTNEVNRILSLENSSASPSKSKVVLVFGTKGGIGKSTVAVNLAVKLAQRQNRVVILDYSFQFGCVGTMLGLSNRSTISELVQEQVSPNADLTRQFLALHSSGVSALLAPNSPEDGAAITARQAEQIISVLRVYYDYIIIDSAPVLNDITTVCLDCASVIVFITKCDIASLRNAKKGLAIVEALADSEKIKLVVCDDLNGQIRESDIARVLSRPIWQVIPHDYRAATEAVNLGKPVVESYPMSKLSKGLEQLALKIDGGNLMDLKGAKKNSLIYKYKRR
- a CDS encoding recombinase family protein; this encodes MKARVYGYIRVSSKDQCEDRQRIALQNFPVPSKNIFVDKLSGKDFNRPQYRRLMQLLKPGDMLVIHSIDRLGRNYEEIQNQWRIITKEKKADIVVLDMPLLNTQKATKDLTGTFIADLVLQILSYVAQTERENIRKRQAEGIAAARLRGVQFGRPRKAIPKEFWTLKESWEKQEIASRAAAKQLGISQDTFLRWVRGD
- a CDS encoding Flp family type IVb pilin yields the protein MMCIKKPFSCISKECGQAATEYALIIAVVVIMAIGAVAGTSGAISTEVYCKILDAVNGVVAQLP
- a CDS encoding type II secretion system F family protein, which produces MAVSWLLVIPASVFMYCVVRSVLVLFNQKTLVVQKRLTEIGANMAKDRQNRQWVKKKPKLFNIYISQSLQNDMSLSGIKMRPEEFVLTWIFLAVVPAVLLYTITESVIRSMALVLIGAIIPPLYLKMSINKKQIQFEKQLGDALQILANGLRAGFSLTQAIESLAKDMPDPLGSEFRTASRELLLGMDIETVLSKIADRMKSEDMRLLTAAVVIQLQVGGNLAEILDNISQTIRDRLAIKRSVRTLTAQGRISGQIVGIIPIALLLIISIISPDYTSIFFTTTYGHIMIFISVIMECLGFLAIYKIVDIKY